In Reichenbachiella agarivorans, one genomic interval encodes:
- a CDS encoding Ldh family oxidoreductase, which produces MYTYEQLHQFATQIFIAIGHEEDLAKKASDVLISADLRGVDSHGIARLKGYVRLWEVNRINAKPNIRIVHETPSTATVDADAALGLISAPIAMKIAIDKAKQVGSGWVSVKNSNHYGIAGYHSMMALEEDMIGISMTNASPLVAPTFGKERMLGTNPISVAIPTLHQTPFVADMATTTAANGKLEILQRKNLDTPLGWVQDADGNPTTNAHGVKEGGALLPLGGDREHASHKGYILGSIVDIFSAVLSGANYGPWAPPFVSFMDPVADPVGEGLGHFFGAMRVDAFRPKEDFLRNMDTWVERFRKTAPIDTDNPVQIPGDYEREMEADRRINGIPLLAPVIADLKELGEKFGVTL; this is translated from the coding sequence ATGTACACTTACGAGCAATTACACCAGTTCGCTACTCAGATATTTATCGCCATCGGACATGAGGAAGACTTGGCAAAAAAAGCCTCAGACGTACTTATCAGCGCAGACCTGAGAGGGGTCGATTCTCACGGAATCGCCAGACTCAAAGGGTACGTACGCTTGTGGGAAGTCAACCGAATCAACGCCAAGCCCAACATCCGGATCGTGCATGAGACACCGTCCACCGCGACAGTAGATGCGGATGCTGCCTTGGGTCTGATCTCAGCACCCATTGCGATGAAGATCGCGATCGACAAGGCCAAGCAAGTAGGCAGCGGCTGGGTCAGCGTCAAAAACTCCAACCACTACGGAATAGCGGGCTATCACTCGATGATGGCTCTGGAAGAAGACATGATCGGCATCTCCATGACCAACGCCAGTCCGCTGGTCGCACCGACTTTTGGGAAGGAAAGAATGTTGGGAACCAACCCGATCTCAGTAGCCATCCCTACCCTGCATCAAACGCCCTTCGTGGCAGATATGGCAACTACTACAGCTGCCAATGGCAAACTGGAAATTCTCCAGCGCAAGAATCTGGACACACCACTAGGTTGGGTACAGGATGCAGACGGAAATCCGACCACCAATGCTCACGGTGTAAAAGAAGGTGGTGCTTTGCTCCCACTAGGCGGAGACAGAGAGCATGCCTCGCACAAGGGCTACATACTCGGCTCAATCGTAGATATATTTTCAGCAGTGCTGTCAGGAGCGAATTACGGCCCTTGGGCACCTCCGTTTGTGAGTTTTATGGATCCAGTAGCTGATCCTGTTGGTGAAGGACTCGGGCATTTCTTTGGGGCGATGAGAGTGGATGCCTTCAGACCCAAGGAGGACTTCCTCCGCAACATGGATACTTGGGTAGAGCGGTTCCGAAAAACGGCACCTATAGATACTGATAACCCGGTACAGATTCCTGGTGACTATGAGCGCGAAATGGAAGCAGATCGCAGAATCAACGGCATACCCTTATTAGCACCAGTCATTGCTGATTTGAAGGAATTGGGAGAGAAATTTGGAGTGACATTATAA
- a CDS encoding Ppx/GppA phosphatase family protein: MRVGIIDIGTNTFHLLIVDRNDENQILHKEKVAVRIGKNGISKGYISDDAIDRAIETLSNFRSKLIQYQVDETIATATSAVRNAENKQEFIEAIKETTGINVNVLTGEEEAFLIYQGVKEFIDIQETALIMDIGGGSIEFILADADEIKWLQSYEIGGQRIIDQFHQSDPIQNSEITALQSFLDETLVEMVAKTKEYGAKYLIGSSGSFDTFWDMHTAIHPENIMDDPILLKSELQTINKALVSKTRDERLAIPGMISMRVDMIVGASIVTQYVMNSCHFDEVKISPFALKEGVLYHGLPDKNKA, encoded by the coding sequence ATGAGAGTAGGGATCATTGATATCGGGACGAATACGTTCCATTTATTGATTGTGGATCGAAACGATGAAAATCAAATCCTCCACAAGGAAAAGGTAGCGGTCAGGATAGGTAAAAACGGAATCAGCAAAGGCTACATATCAGATGATGCGATTGATAGAGCCATCGAAACACTCAGTAATTTCAGGTCAAAATTGATCCAGTATCAAGTAGATGAAACCATCGCCACTGCCACCTCTGCAGTACGAAATGCAGAAAACAAACAAGAATTCATCGAGGCAATCAAAGAAACAACGGGAATCAATGTCAACGTATTGACAGGAGAAGAAGAGGCCTTTCTCATCTATCAGGGAGTGAAGGAATTCATTGACATCCAAGAAACTGCCCTGATCATGGACATAGGTGGTGGCAGCATTGAATTTATTTTGGCGGATGCCGACGAAATCAAATGGCTCCAGAGCTATGAGATCGGAGGACAACGCATCATCGACCAGTTTCATCAATCAGACCCAATTCAAAATTCAGAAATCACGGCTTTGCAATCCTTTTTGGATGAAACTCTGGTAGAGATGGTCGCCAAAACGAAAGAGTATGGTGCCAAATACCTGATTGGTTCTTCGGGTTCGTTTGATACCTTTTGGGATATGCACACAGCCATTCATCCTGAAAACATCATGGATGACCCTATCCTGCTAAAATCAGAATTACAGACCATCAATAAAGCACTGGTCTCCAAAACAAGAGATGAAAGATTGGCTATCCCAGGTATGATTAGTATGCGAGTGGACATGATCGTAGGTGCATCGATTGTCACCCAATACGTCATGAACAGTTGCCACTTCGACGAAGTAAAAATCTCTCCTTTTGCCTTGAAAGAAGGCGTATTGTACCACGGTCTGCCAGACAAAAACAAAGCATAA